The following is a genomic window from Oscarella lobularis chromosome 2, ooOscLobu1.1, whole genome shotgun sequence.
AGTGATGCAAGAAAAAGCACAGGTAGACAGGTGTTTCTAGCAAAAGTAGGAAGTCACCGCTATATAATGACGTTATGCATATATGTATACCTCAAGGTATTGCAAAGCTATAATCTTAGTGCAGCCAGAAGTATGCTCTCTGCACTTAACACGAAGTTGgagaatttttcgtttcgttcttttgTCTAGAAAAATCTATAAAATAGCACGCGTTAAACTCTTGTAAGCCAGGGGGTGGAGCAACTACGTCGTCTTTTCCCAGTTTTTCTCGGTCTTCAGGGCATTCAACCTTATCGTCCTTCCTGAAAACCAGCAACAATCAGAATTATAGAGCAAGGAACGAGTTCAATACCTTTTTAGTGTCTCAAAGCAGCCTTTGCAGAACATGTGACCACAACTGGTGAGAACAGGATCTCTGGCCACCAGCAAGCAAATAGGACACCCCCAATCATCACCAGGAGGGTCAACAAAGGCTTCATCGTAGCCTCCGAGAGCACTTGCAGCCATTTCACTTAATTAGAATGATACTGCGCAGACACAAAGTCGGGGGAGGACTTCATGAGCACGAACGGAGAGCGTGTAGCAATCAAACTCAGTCAGCATGAGCCAACAGTCCTCTATGATCCTCCCTGTCATCTTCTTTCGGCCTAGTAATCGTAAATGAGGGATCTGAAAGGACACGCAAAGAAACGTGAAATAGTTAGTGAAACAGGCATATCGCTAATAAGAGTTAACAGTAAATAAGAATGAACATTTTCAAACATTGCTAAGATACTAATATAAAAAAGAAGGATAAGATAAATCACATACCCTTGAAGAAGCACCAGCTCTATTCAATTCCTTTCGCTTTCAGTTGGGATTTGACTTTTATTAGATACGCAGAATCAGGATACCCAAAGCTAAAGGAATAAAAGCTTTGTATGCGGTTCTTTTATTCGTTTATTTGACACATACTTAAGAGGCCCTCCGTCAGTGCTAGTCTTGTGTAGAATATCATTCCACAAAACCTGATCCTCGGCACCGGTCATACAAGTTCCAATAATGAACGTCAGTCGGGCGTCAAAGGCCTTTTTAAGCATACGAAGAACTTCCTTTCCTTCTTTGTTGTCCGGAAGATAAGCGGTGCAAGAGACGCCGCTATACGTTCTCCCTGGGTGCGGGTGTTTCTCCGTGACCGTCTGCGTTCCGGGCGGTATATAGTAGAAAATCTGTATGGTGCCGCAATCATCATATCCAGGAAGACATGAAGACATAGTCGTAACGTTCATCACCCCTCCTCTTGGCTGCGTTCCCGCACCACACCCACGTGTAGGAGGACAGACGAGCTCCTCTTTGAGTTCCTTGTTCTCTTTGCGAAGCAGTTGAATTTCTTCGTGTTCTTTCGcttgttgtttttttaatTCCTTATGGTTTTGATGAAGCAATTTCATGTGCTTTCCCATGCCTTCCTGCAAATGAGCCGACATCAGCTCTCTTTCACACTACAAGCACAATgtacaaaacaaaaacttCGTAATTTCATCACCAGTGCCTACCTTGAACTGGCAGCCTATATCCTTATATTCACAGTCTATCACAGTCTTTGGACAATCTCCAAGTACTGAACAATGACCGTCAAGCTGAATAGCCCCAAAATCATTTTTAGGGTTCATACATATTCAAAACCAACCTTTGAACGCACCATCCGCTTGCTGCAGAGTTGACATTGAAGAGGATAATTCTTGCAAACTTGCAGTTGATGATCCTAATTTGAAAGTATTTACAGGGAACAAGATAACTTCAGATTGAACCTTAATCTCTCGAAATTCCATTGGAATTTGGCAGTACTCGCAATAGACTTTCCTCCTTAGACACGACCTTCTCTTGTGTTCTGCTAAAGCTGATCGTGGCATAACTTGATCACATTTATTGGGACAAGGAACCACAACGTAATCGCAGACGACCAAATGTTCCTATTAGGGATTGTCTCTGACTGAAGGATCACGCAAGGATGAGTACCTCAAGGTATTGCAAACCGAGTATTTTTTCGCAGCCAGACGCATGTCCCCTGCATTTCACGCGCATttgcaaaatttttcttttcagcatATTGTGGGGAAAAGTCTAAGAAAAGAACTAAGTTTtgcacaaaaaaaagaaacaatttagaatcgtacgtcgtttttccctaGTTTTTGTCTATCTTTTGGACAAAAAACCCATTCGCCCTGTCTGAAAAGCATAACTATCACAATTACACGGTAAGGAAGCCTTAGCTAGAACCTCTCCGAAACAAACCGTTCGAGTACCTTTTGAGCTGACTAAAGCAAACTTCGCAGAAAGTGTGACCGCAACGAGTCAGTATGGGATCCCTGGCCACCAGTAGGCAAATAGGACACTggcattcgtcgtcggggGGGTCGACAAAGGTCTCATCGAAGCCACCAGCGAAATTCGCCATGTTGAAGCTAGTGCGCAAGCGCAGAAATTCGACTTATCAGACGTCACCCAGTCACCCCagagctataaataaatatttatttatagctctGAGTCACCCACCAAAAAAGTTTTTCATAAATGGCTTCAGAGAAGAGCTTCTTATAGATTGTAGTAATGAACAGAGCAAGTCACTGGCAGACAgactaaaaaattaattctgtgtCAGGATCAAAAGTGACGTGACGACATGGCCAGTCAACAACCTCCAACGACCATAACCCACCCGCTGCTTGAGGAGGCCCTCGATTCCTTTCCAATTGTCTAGCGTTTCGTTCCGAATTAGATCAATCGCGGGAATCTCATTGTTTGAGAACACGCCATGGTAGAATTTTTTTGGGCCCCTAATCTTTTAGTGCTCACATAATCGCGGATTGGACTAGAAGGACATGCAAACGAACTATGGGATAGTTAGTAAAGTAAACAGGCATATATCGCTAAAAATTAAGAGACAACAGTAAATGAGAAcaaacattttcaaaactgCTAAGGGGCTAATAATGTAAAAGAAGGATACAATATACACGTACCGTTGAAAAACTTGAAGCACCAGCTCTATTCAATTCCTTTCGCTTTCAGTTCATCTTTGACTCTTGCTAGATATCCAGGATCAGGATACCCAAAGCTAAAAGAATAAATGTACTGtatctatttctttttcttttactcaACACATGTACCTTTGAGGTCCTCCATGAGTACTAGTCTTGTGATGAATATCATTCCACGTAACTTGATCGTCAGCACCAGTCGTACGAGAAGTTCCAACAGTAAACGTCAGTCGGGCGTCGAACGCCTTTCTCAGCAGACGAAGAACTTCCTTTCCTTCCTTGTTGTCCGGAAGATAAGCGGTGCGAGAAAGGCTGCCGTGCGTCTTCCCTGGGTGCGGGTGTTTCTCCGTCTGCCTTCCGGGCGGTATATAGTAGGAAATCTGTATGGTGCCACAATGATTATATCCAGGAAGGCATGAAGACGTAGTCGTAACATTCATCGTCCCTCCTCTCGGCTGCGTTCCCGTCAACTTACCCAAAACTGCACCACACGTAGGACAGACGGGCTTCTCTTTGAACCACTGATCAATGCAACCCTTGCAGAACTTGTGACCGCAAGACAGCGTTTTTGATGCAACCGCCGAATAGCATATGGCGCAGGtatcctccttctcctcctcagTTGCTTTTCCGCCAGCAATTGCTTTTGCATCAGCCCCTTTAGCTACAGGAGCTGCTTCTTCCGCTGCTGTACTTTTCTCTGACGCGCTCTTTTTGCCTTTGTCTTTGCCGGAGCTCAATGGCTCCGATGGCTCCCCCTTCTCAGTCTTACCGCCCTTTCCTTCTAAACCCTTCTTTGGAGGATGCTTTGCAAGTAAGGTGGTTGACGATGGTGTTTGAGGCGCGGCGGTAACTGATGAAGACGActtctctcgtttttctaaCTGCTTCTGAAACTCTTTCACGACTTTCTCCTgagaatcgacgaagagaattTTCTGCAGCGTTGAAGTCATTCGCATTACTTCCCAGTACCGATCAACAGTCGCCAGCAACGTCTCAACGCATTCCTTTTTGTTGAGATTAAGAAAACCGCATCCCAAAGCAGGAACTGCAATGCTCTTCACTCCGAGTCCACCTGCCTGCAGAAGACACTCGAAGAAGACATCAGCAAGCGACCGGCCTGGTTCTGATGAAGATGTTTTAATGCCTTGAATAACGACGTGAAACACGTGAGTAGAAGGCAGATCGCCGGCATTCGTTATCACAACCTGCCCAGGACGAAGTGATCCGTACTTCTGAAGAAACTGGCGACACTCCGTCTCTATGCCCTTTCCACCAGCTTGAAGAATCGCTTTAGCAGAGCCGGAAGAAAAATGCAAGTGCGAATCGTTGCTGCAAACAATTGCGTCTACGGCCTCTTCTGTAATGGAGCCTTTCTTAGCGAAAAGTCTTGGCATAGACTTTTCCGATTCTTCTTGGAGTGTCACTTGTACTTGTACTGGCTTTCCAGGTAAGGCAACAGCTTGAGCATAAGTCGTTGAAGACGAAGGTTGATGATGATTAGACTTGAGACTTTCAAcatattttttgacgttatGAGTGGCTGCTTTTAAATCCTTTTTAGGTCCAATAAGTGAAATGACTCCTGAACTGCTGCTACAGTCTATTTCAATCAAAACATGCAAGGACGTTGGATGTAGCTGAGTGGCGGTGCTCACTCGCTTGAAAAGAGGGCTAGGAAACGgaatcttttcttcttcaaaattcAACTGACTCATTTGCTGGCACAGCGCCTTCACCGACTCAAAGGCTTTATTCTGCTCAGCGGGATGCATCTTCTTACCCTGAGCCGGTTTGATAAAGATGCTAACAGCTCCGGCCTGACAGTTGGTTTCGTCACTTTCCACTGTAATACCGAAACTCCTCTCACATTCAGTGAGATCTGTCGTCCTTATTTTCCGAAGATAATCAAAAGTAACCTTATTGATTTGAAAGGTTTCCGGCGTACTGCTACTGTTTCCACTTGAAGGATCGTCCAAATCTGCTGCTTCTCCGGTGgtgtcattttcttctccttccaTTTGACTTCCTGGTGATTGCAGTGGTTGATCATGACTTATAGAATCATTAGATTTATCATGATCAGCAGCAGACAAGCGTTCAGTTTCAGTCTTGTccaattcttctttctttatcgcttcttcttttgccgccgctgccgccgccttttGTCTCGCCTCTTCGGCTGCCGCAGCCCTTTGTCTACTTTGTTCTTTTGACATTTCCCTTCCTGGTGGTTGTTGATGTTGCTGGCTTATAGAATCATTAGACTTAGCAGCAGACAAATGTTCCGTTTCCTCCGAAGCTGACGGCTGCCTTTGTAGAGTACGAGAAACATCTGCGCTTGCAGAGTTGGACGTTGAAGCATCTTTCTCAGCCCCAGTGAGTTCGTCAATCGCATCATCAGCGTTGTTGAGGACAGAATCCACTTGCTTGGCAAATTGATCCACTTGATAAAGCGAACCAGTGACTTGAACCTTCGCGCCGCCCTCGAAATAATCAAATTCAGCTCGAAGCCTCAGATTTCGACAGTGCTTCAATATCAGTTGCTCGTCGACATGCGGAGAAACGGGCACTGTCACGATCAAAGGTGAAAGAGACTCCGTGTTGAAGACCTATCAGAGCAAAGATTGCAAGTGACCGCGCCGCTCACGCATCCACTTCCCCCTCGAGCAAGCGCTCCAACTCACCTCTTGCCATTCTGTCCCCAAACGATGGCCACAGACACCCCCGAAGTTATCGAAACCAGGAAGTGACCTTGCGTTCTTGCTCAAATCCGAACGTTGTCGCGATTTTGCAACGATACGGCCGTTCTCTGATCCACGTCCTCGTGAAGATACAGAGTTTGAAGTGGGAAAGGACGAGGAAACGTCTTCGATGCCGGGACGCCTCGAAGAATCGAGTCTTCTCACACCACGATGTTCAACACGATGTTCACCACGACCTAAACCCAAACCAGGCTTCGCAGCCGAGGCTTGAGCCTTAACGACTTCGCTATCCATATGCGGACAACACTCAGAAGCGTGACTCAATACGTCATTGAACTtacgtcattttcaattgcCACGCCTTACACAAGTCTGCACAAAAACagcaacctaaaaaatacTTATTCAATGCCTTTAGCTTTCAGCTCATCAAGAACTCGGTCCAAATACGTTGGGTCAGGATAGCCATATCTAAAAACAGGTGTACGGTAATTGGAAAGATGTTCTAAAAAGACTTACCCCTGTGTTCCCCCATATATAGTGGTCTTATGATGAATATCGTTCCAAGTAACTTGATTATCGCCTCCAGTTGTGCGCGATTGACCAATAGTAAAAATCAGCTTTGCTCTAAAAGCTCGATGAAGAAGCTTAAGAACTTTTCTTCCCTTCTTATTATCAGGCAAGTAGGCAGTTCGTGACGTGCCCGAGAATCGTCTACCAGGATGAGGATGCTCAGCACTTTGCGTTCCAGACGGTATTCGATAGCAAATACGTATCGTTTTATCTCCTTCGTATCCaggcaacgacgtcgcttgaACATCCCAATTCATTTCTCCTCCCTCGGGCTGCGTTCCTTTCACCTCGCCAAATATTTTGAAACACGTTGGACACGAGGGTTTCTGTTGAAACCAGTGATCAATACAGTCCCTACAAAAGCCGTGGCCACAAGGCAACGCCTTTCGATTCGTGATTGACGACATGCAGATAGCACAGTTAGTAttaggaggagaagaagactGCCTTCCTCCAACAGCTAAGCTTGACGTACTCCTCCTGAGATAATCTTCGCTAGTGATAGCAGAACGTAATTTTGTGACAGACGTGACGTAATTACTGGCTGGGcttgactttgattctctAGGAGAATCCCCGGCTTTTCTTGACGATGACTCCCTGTAACGGTCAAGGCTTGCTGACGAACCCGTTGCTCTAGACGGAGAGCGAGCTTCTCGCGCTTTCAGCTGCCGTTCAAATtcgtcaatgacgtcacgttgcaTGTCTAcaaaaacgatttcgttGAGGCGGGAATTATCCGGCAGTTCTTCGCGATACTTATCAACCGCATCAAGTAAAATGCTGACGCATTCCTCCTTTGAAAAACCGAGCATTCTAGAGCCGAGAGCAGGAAGAGCAATCGATTTATACGCTGACGCTTTTCTCAGGCATTCAAGGCAGGCTTTTCCCAAGGCTCTGCGCGAAGTCGCTCCCTCAACAATAGCATGAAAAACGCGCTTTGAACGGAGATCCCCAGCTCGTGTAACTACTACAGCCCCGACAGCTGGCGTCTTGTTGGATCTGAGAAAACGCTGGCACTCCTTCTCTATTTCCAACCCGCCTTCAGTTCGGATCGCTCTGGCCGTTCCGGAAATAAAATGCAAGTGTCTGTTACTACCGCAGACGATAACTTCGACTTCCTCTTTCGTAATATCACCACATCTAGCGTGGACTCTCGGCTTTCTAGCTCCAACATCTCTCTTTGCTTGAGTACTGCCCACATCTACAACAAACGCTTCtgcttttcctttccttACTTCATCGTCACCTCCTAGATATGATCTAAGCAATGCTGCCGCTTTATCAACGTTCGCTTGGCTGCCGTAGAAGCAAACTTCGCCCGTTTCCTTATTGCATTCTATCACAGTGGACGTTTTCTCAAGCTTAAGCAGGTGCTTAACGCTCTTTATCAGTGTCTTAGGAACaagcattttcttctcagcgAACTGTATCTTGCTAACGCGAGTACAAAGATCGCGAATTTCACTGTGTCCTTTCACCACAAAATCAGATGGTACTTCCTTAGAAGAAGGAGCTACTGTCACAAGCGACGTCCCGGCAGAATTGTCTTTTGACACGATCACCAACGTAATGAAATAGGTATCCTCAATACGCCGCAGTTTCTCTCTGCAAACCTCCTCTACATACTGCACTGTCAGACTATTGACCTGAAAGGGAGTGCATTCATgcgacgaaggcgattcCTTGATCATTCTATCTGCTGATCTGTCTGTGACGCCGTTGAAACTCGAACGCGAAGGGGACGACTTTTCGTGGGAACGGAAAAGGGAGGAGGCGCTAGATTTAATCATTTCAACGTCATTGGCTTCTCCATTACTCCGAGAAAGGGTTGCCGTTGATACGAACTGACCTGATGTATCTCGACGCATTTCTCTcccaatttcttttgaaaaagcGTCGATCTGACTTTGGCTGCTGGCCACtatttcgactttttcgtcgtcgcttccaaACGACATCACATTGATGACGATTCCAAGCGATTTGCAGATTTTTCGCATATCGCTTCGATGAGATAAGCAGAAGTTTGCAAAAGACCGACGTAGAGTCTTCTTATAGACACAGGACTCTTCAAAAACCTAGACCATCGACTACAACTAACGTTCCTACGCCTGAATAAATCCTCTCACGTCCATCTTCGAGCTGGAGGAGCCTCGATCACGAGACGCGGCCATCGAATTGGGGTCCctttcgaagcgaaagcagGAATCGGGTTCTTAAACGCGTTGCTGTGCTACTGAAGCCTCTCGCGTAAGCGAATACTTCTCTtacgagagaaaacgatcggTTTCGATTTGCTTAGCGCACGCATTAATATATGAGGAAGCCCATCAGGGAAGTGACATGATTGATAGATGTAGTACATAGCGTGCTGTCCTACAATAACAGACTAAAGGGTGCACTTAGTGTCAGCCACCGGTATTATAGACGCGCACACACGTCGATGAATCATGATAAACGCCTTCCGGGTCAACTCGAATTGAGGCAATACCCTCGGGGGAGTGAAGCACGGAGGCAATAAAACGCAGAGTAAAGCGCGAACAGGTGACGGTGTCCTTCAAATTGAGACAGACAGTCTGTCGTGTATTGCTCGCAAAACTCAAACGAAAGGACTGCGTATCGtccttgacgtcaccaaCATCGTCGAGATGATTAGGAGGATCCGGAAGACAGTGAGCGGCGACGTGAAGAGAGTAGGAGATTCCACTTCcagacgacgaaagtcgGAATTTGACAAAATTGTTCGCATTCGATTTGGTGAATACGCCCACTTCAAACATTTCGTGTCGAATGCTTATGTCCACCCCGTTCCACGTTAGTTGAGCAGCAACCGTTATAGTTTGAGTCGTCGATAAACCGCGGTCGTGTCTCAGTTGACTGGCGTGATAGtgaatttcttctgcaaCGGATCGCTTTTTGAACGGCGCATTTGGTAACTTAACTGTTTCTGTTTTTGTTTCGATTTTAGGAATGGAGATGACTTTGTTGCCAATTCCATTGATGCCGTCAATGAATCCATTGCCCAATCCACCACCGCCGTTATTCAGCGTCTTGGTTATAGTAATAATTTTATCCCAACCCACTTCATTCGAACGGCTgttgaaaaagaagcaattaCCCCCGTCCGGTGAAAACGTACACTCGCCCGGCGATTGAGGATTGTAAATGGCTAtacagaaagagaaaaaaattatcatAGCATCGTTCACGGCTTCCTCACAATATGGAGGTTGGAAACGCCTTAACTAAAATTAGTTTCAGATGTGTGGGCGCCACGCCACGCCTTTGTTTGCTCTAGAACGTCCGTCGACGTGAGCGTCAGGCCGGCTCGCGAACCCTACTAGACCTCTCACTTCTCATGCGCTTGTTTTTCGACTTACGTTTGCACTCGGGCGCTGAACCTAGCCAATAACCGATACAGAGTCGACGCGCCGCTCCCACCAACGCATAGCCGTCGTTGCACGCGtacgtcgcgtcggcgaaacgCGGCAGAGCCAACGTCGATTTGTCGTCAACGTGCACGGTTCCGTGAGCCGGCGACGTCAGCGATACGCATCCTTATAAAGAGAGCAAAGTAATGCGTATATCAAAGTCTCTAGAGAGAGAATTCCTAACGTGCCGGAGACGGTGGCGTCCAACTCCACTTCGGCGGACTCCAGCCCCATCCGGCCGTAAGGCGAACAGAGTTGATGAACAAAAGTATAGTATAGCAGTTGACGGAGGGTCTAGCCATGACCATGACGGAGGATTTGGGGAAACTTGCGGCGAATGATAATATAAGCACGCTATTCACCACACCCAAACATTGCTACGTTGTTACGTGTTGCTTAGCATCCGGTTTCGCGACCCGGACCCGCGCTACAACAAAAGCTCAGCTACATGCACACACAACTACAGATACAAAAGTTGGTTAGATAATAAATTCCGCGGGCAAACCTTCCCCCGTTCTAATACTTCCCTTGATTCATATACGTGTACCTCGAAGACTAATAAAAAGGACCAACTCTTTACGTTGCATACAGTGAAAATAATTAGACTCACCCCTTTGCGTTTCTTCACTACGACAACAATGACTATAGCGAGAATGAGAGCGGCTGCAGCGCCGCATGAGGCTCCCACGATTAGACCAATGTTGCTTGAGCCTTCATCAGATTCATCAGCAGGCAAAGCGCCAGTTTGAGATGCCATTGAAAAATCGATGTTATCAGCAACAAGTTCCTGATCAGAAAACGTTATGATAAACTGTTGCGAGCCAATCTgcagaaaataataaatatcaGGTTAAATTTTAGACACGTGTGTATGTATACGTACAACTTCGTCCAGCTGCTCTTGGACGTCGGTGAGACTTGGAGATTGGATGGCAAACATGACGACTATGCTTCCTCGTCGAACACCGAGAATCGTTATTTGGGCTTCCGAAATGGACAGAAAAGTGGCAGCGTCTCGAACAAACGTCCTATTTTATGACAAAGAATTATTTTCATACGTCATTGAATCGTTTTTTATTACTTCTTGAATTTCTGCATTGCATCGGAATTAGGCAAAAAATTGTCGTAGCTGTATGGAAACTTCACCGTAACGTTGACATATCTACGGTTCAAGAGtcaacgaaaagaagaagactaAAAGTTGAGAGACGAACTTGGTTGTACCTGCAAAACAACAGCTAATAATATGACTAGTCccctcttttaattaaaacttaCTGCACGTTGATTTCGTACATGTGACTTTTCCATCATCGCATGAGCTAGATAAATTCAAGAGTGATCCTATAGCTACCTTCACACGTATGTAGATTACCATTCGTTGCATCCATCCAGAGCAGGAAACTTTTTACCGTCTGCATACGAAGTGACGGCGTACCGACATCCAGGTACAACTAAGAGAAAACACACCGTCAGactaagaaaacaaatatAATGAAATGAAATTACTGCAGTGTTTCAGAGTACAGGAAGCCCCCTCCGACGCGCAATAGCTGAAGAAAGAGCGAGAGTAAAGCACGGCAAAACGCTGTCAAAAGATTCTACCATGTATTGCACCCAGTCGCGTCAGGAAACGAGTCATTTACACCATACGCTTTTCCGCCAACATAGCACTTAATTTCTTAAAAGAAAGCTAACCGTTTTTTTCCTACTGAGAGACGCCGCGAGCCTACTTGGGCAATTATAGGATAGCAGATTCGTCACGGACGCGACGACAGTGGATAGGGTTTGATTCTGAGTTGAGTTGCAGCCTCTCATTGCGCCAGATGCTCTCACTCTCTTGTGACAGGCCATCGCATCTTTCACCGTCTCACAAAGACTCTGGGAAGCCATCGGAGCACCGGGCCCCGTCTGAAGTCCAGTCACGTTTCTCGACGCAAAGCAATCGAGAACTCTATCAAATTTGCATTGATCTAATAAggaaaataataaaataatctTTTTATTAGTCAAATATAGAACCTGCTGGTGGAGGCGCGCATTGACAACCCACGCAACCCGTTTTAGGATCAATGACGTTGCCTTGTGCGCACAGACGGCATCGATACTGCGGACACTGCGTTGCATTGCCAGCTGGCACTATAAGAACCAATAAAACATAATCATATATCAGGAAAAAATTACTTGGATTGCACTGGCAGATAAAGCAGCCATCAGCCCCCGTTGCGTAGCCATAGCGACAGTAGAATACATTTCTACAGCCAACTAAGGGACAGCTTGGCGGTACAACTAaccaattaaaattttagCTCGTTTTGTTGACGTCGAATTATTTCAACCTGTTGGCGTCGCCTTGGGAACGCATACGGGACGACGAGGACAGGGTTCTTTCTTGCAAACGACTGTTTGCATTTGACAAACGTTTCCGCTGCTACACGTAATATTCTGCACGTGCAAGAAGACGAATAAATGAACGTTCTACGACGCTCATAGCGCTAACCTTGCATCCAATTTCTGGACAAAGCTTCTTCGTGCACGTAGAGGTTCCATTCGTGCAAAAACTAGGAGAAAAACCTCTATTGGTTGTCTAACTAGAGCAGACGTCTAACCAAGTGTTGCATCCATCTATGGCCGCGTAAATGTCGCCGTTCTTGTACATAGTTCCACGGTAGTTGCAGCCTAAGGAAGCagccaaaaaataaaatgattTCGTTTCTATACACGTGCGCTCTCACCGCACATAGCCTTGCCGCCAGAAATCGAACAAGGCACGTCTTTCTTACACAACCCCGGCTAAAAAACACattatttgacgtcaaaaaaggagACCGTAAACGCAATACTCACTGCGCAAAGTGCCGGAGTTGGAGTAACAGCAGATGGTGCCTGGGTACTATTACCACTACTATTTGAAGTGGCTATAAAAAAGACAACGTTAAAACtatttctctttgtcttttgtCTCCCTTACGAGCGTCAACGCAAATCGCTTGAGGCGGGCAAGGAGCGCGAATACACTGAACCTGTTGCAACTTGCAAATCTTTCCTGAAGGACATCTGACGGTCTGGCgacgttttaattaaatcaaatcAATTATTAGCGGTGTTTCTTACAGCACATGGACTGAGGCAGCCTTTCATTGTACAAAAGACTTTTCCATCAGTACACGAGCTAAGAAATAAGATAGCACTCAGAGAGACCCCGTATCACGAGACTCACCAGGTATTGCACCCATCTGATGCCATGAATTTGCTTCCACTTCGATACGTAGTTCCTTGGTATTTACAATCTAAATTTTCACATCAAAAAATCCTGCATATACAAATAGTTCGTTTTTCGCTCACCCTTTTGACACGTTGGACAGCATTTTCCCGGAAGCACGGCCAAATTCATTCCGGGAGCGCAAGTTGGCGGTCGAGGACAATCAACAACATAGCAGACTGATCTTCCTCTGCGACACATGCAATGAGTGCAAGGCGACGTTTGATAATGAGATCCATCAGGCACAGTACTCCCATTCGACAATTTGcacgaagacgaaggagtTGCTGTTGGCGTCATAACTTAATAAAAATCcccaaataattaaattattaatcgatATGTTTTGTTATTACTAACCTGTGCTATTCGTATCTGGCACGCACTTAAACTGGGGACAGCATTGATTCCAGCCGTGCGCCGGAATCATTTTCTGGTGCTCGCCCTTTTTgcacggcggcggaggcggacaGGGCGGCGGAGGACAAAAGAGCTGTCCGTTGTGACACGA
Proteins encoded in this region:
- the LOC136183842 gene encoding kielin/chordin-like protein isoform X1, which gives rise to MKSFLVLLPALVLCVVLCDAQAPCTLKNGTKVPDGKHFQLSACDFCSCNNGSLRCHQIQCAACPSGSSPKSQPGQCCPSCEPDETPQPTKSSTTPTPFCRFPNGTKMPNGASYPKNRCTNCSCHNGQLFCPPPPCPPPPPCKKGEHQKMIPAHGWNQCCPQFKCVPDTNSTVMTPTATPSSSCKLSNGSTVPDGSHYQTSPCTHCMCRRGRSVCYVVDCPRPPTCAPGMNLAVLPGKCCPTCQKDCKYQGTTYRSGSKFMASDGCNTCSCTDGKVFCTMKGCLSPCATVRCPSGKICKLQQVQCIRAPCPPQAICVDAPTSNSSGNSTQAPSAVTPTPALCAPGLCKKDVPCSISGGKAMCGCNYRGTMYKNGDIYAAIDGCNTCFCTNGTSTCTKKLCPEIGCKNITCSSGNVCQMQTVVCKKEPCPRRPVCVPKATPTVVPPSCPLVGCRNVFYCRYGYATGADGCFICQCNPMPAGNATQCPQYRCRLCAQGNVIDPKTGCVGCQCAPPPADQCKFDRVLDCFASRNVTGLQTGPGAPMASQSLCETVKDAMACHKRVRASGAMRGCNSTQNQTLSTVVASVTNLLSYNCPKIKCYVGGKAYGVNDSFPDATGCNTCYCASEGASCTLKHCIVPGCRYAVTSYADGKKFPALDGCNECSCDDGKVTCTKSTCSTTKFVSQLLVFFFSLTLEP
- the LOC136183842 gene encoding kielin/chordin-like protein isoform X2, with the protein product MKSFLVLLPALVLCVVLCDAQAPCTLKNGTKVPDGKHFQLSACDFCSCNNGSLRCHQIQCAACPSGSSPKSQPGQCCPSCEPDETPQPTKSSTTPTPFCRFPNGTKMPNGASYPKNRCTNCSCHNGQLFCPPPPCPPPPPCKKGEHQKMIPAHGWNQCCPQFKCVPDTNSTVMTPTATPSSSCKLSNGSTVPDGSHYQTSPCTHCMCRRGRSVCYVVDCPRPPTCAPGMNLAVLPGKCCPTCQKDCKYQGTTYRSGSKFMASDGCNTCSCTDGKVFCTMKGCLSPCATVRCPSGKICKLQQVQCIRAPCPPQAICVDAPTSNSSGNSTQAPSAVTPTPALCAPGLCKKDVPCSISGGKAMCGCNYRGTMYKNGDIYAAIDGCNTCFCTNGTSTCTKKLCPEIGCKNITCSSGNVCQMQTVVCKKEPCPRRPVCVPKATPTVVPPSCPLVGCRNVFYCRYGYATGADGCFICQCNPMPAGNATQCPQYRCRLCAQGNVIDPKTGCVGCQCAPPPADQCKFDRVLDCFASRNVTGLQTGPGAPMASQSLCETVKDAMACHKRVRASGAMRGCNSTQNQTLSTVVASVTNLLSYNCPKIKCYVGGKAYGVNDSFPDATGCNTCYCASEGASCTLKHCIVPGCRYAVTSYADGKKFPALDGCNECSCDDGKVTCTKSTCTVVLQVQPSSSLNF